One genomic segment of Mesoterricola silvestris includes these proteins:
- a CDS encoding ABC transporter substrate-binding protein: MDTRPSMRRLLSILFLPALLWAGGPVRVVSQTVGTDELLVALAAPGQIAALSHLARDPEFTPDVRANAKYPCLRTGSAEDVLHFRPGLVLAAAWTAPETLTILRRAKVDLVVVDRFETLDDLYDSARRIGAALGRRERAEELIGQWKARVAELDRRLKGVRAVRVLAVGLYPFTAGAGTTFQDMCDHAGALNVAAEQGIRGHQPTPGEKVLTWKVDVLVTDKGEHMAERLRALAPYKYLGALRRGSLVEVPGPLMSATSQARIDAYEFLARALHPERFR, from the coding sequence ATGGATACCCGCCCCAGCATGCGCCGCCTCCTTTCCATCCTGTTCCTCCCCGCCCTTCTCTGGGCGGGGGGGCCCGTGCGGGTCGTGAGCCAGACGGTGGGCACCGACGAACTGCTGGTGGCCCTGGCGGCGCCGGGCCAGATCGCGGCCCTGAGCCACCTGGCCCGGGACCCGGAGTTCACGCCGGATGTCCGCGCCAACGCCAAGTACCCCTGCCTGCGCACCGGCAGCGCCGAGGACGTGCTCCACTTCCGCCCGGGCCTGGTGCTCGCGGCGGCGTGGACGGCGCCGGAGACCTTGACGATCCTGCGCAGGGCCAAGGTGGACCTGGTGGTGGTGGACCGCTTCGAGACCCTGGACGACCTCTACGACTCCGCGCGCAGGATCGGCGCGGCCCTGGGCCGCCGGGAGCGCGCCGAGGAGCTCATCGGCCAGTGGAAGGCGCGCGTGGCGGAGCTGGACAGGCGCCTGAAGGGCGTCCGGGCCGTGCGCGTCCTGGCGGTGGGCCTCTATCCGTTCACCGCGGGCGCGGGCACCACCTTCCAGGACATGTGCGACCACGCGGGGGCCCTGAACGTGGCCGCGGAACAGGGCATCCGGGGCCACCAGCCCACCCCGGGCGAGAAGGTGCTCACGTGGAAGGTGGACGTGCTGGTCACCGACAAGGGTGAGCACATGGCCGAACGCCTCCGGGCCCTGGCGCCGTACAAGTACCTTGGCGCGCTCCGCCGCGGCAGCCTCGTGGAGGTGCCGGGGCCGCTCATGTCGGCCACCAGCCAGGCCCGCATCGACGCCTACGAATTCCTGGCCAGGGCCCTGCATCCGGAGCGCTTCCGGTGA
- a CDS encoding TonB-dependent receptor plug domain-containing protein, which yields MGNSRILFSLAVGARLWAGDPGVEPPPVRSEASATVTVTAEATPVEVVRTPNPVLVVDRAAIEARGADNLGDLLRMLLPGQVFSSGGVGTAATLNLGGGRAQDAVVVLDGIRLSDATGLGGVNLSMISLAGIERMEVQQGPCSTRFGSDAQTGVVALYSAGHAREGFSGQVRAGAGSQAIREGLFAPAYGWASGWVRASVSGQQEDGATPADHPFRSSGVFLGGGQQVGADTLVTASYRNAFAGVPVPITYADYGSGPRAGSQYVPSRQDFNRTEVLSATVRSSLTPALLGELTVGQALQARLEPNYTDGAATERYTSQRNQANGALTWRASRISTLQAGFDLYQETARFAGTVDPATGRHLAVFLEDQTEISDSLRVVATVRGERDRLTFPDARDTQVSRATWKLGINWLLGGGLRAYASAGTAFANPLLFQAIYNAQYQGQALDNERSFTAQAGLTYAAGPWTAALELSRTLYGNLVYFDANGGQFIPASWGGYYSGIYRNGSDLRLQSAQVTAGYRTGTWSLQGFYRNQEFRDEQAVPSQRFSSGAVIRKPFQTLGLTGHRTLGSLRLEGSWSWIGPRYDYGLPTAFKEHFNDLGLKAMLPLGRAVTLTLRGDHLLQPRTTVPQWLARERDFQNDASQIFGFPAQPPTVTVEMRYLF from the coding sequence ATGGGCAATTCAAGAATCCTTTTTTCCCTGGCCGTGGGGGCCCGCCTCTGGGCGGGGGATCCGGGGGTGGAGCCCCCGCCCGTGAGGTCCGAAGCCTCGGCCACGGTCACGGTCACCGCGGAGGCCACCCCCGTGGAGGTGGTGCGGACCCCCAATCCCGTGCTGGTGGTGGACAGGGCGGCCATCGAGGCCCGGGGGGCGGACAATCTGGGCGATCTCCTGCGGATGCTCCTGCCGGGCCAGGTGTTCTCCAGCGGCGGCGTGGGCACGGCGGCCACCCTGAACCTGGGGGGAGGAAGGGCCCAGGATGCGGTGGTGGTCCTGGATGGCATCCGCCTCTCCGACGCCACGGGCCTGGGCGGGGTGAACCTCTCCATGATCTCCCTGGCGGGCATCGAACGCATGGAGGTCCAGCAGGGGCCCTGCTCCACCCGTTTCGGGTCCGACGCCCAGACCGGGGTGGTGGCGCTGTACTCGGCGGGCCACGCCCGGGAGGGGTTCAGCGGCCAGGTGCGGGCCGGGGCCGGGAGCCAGGCCATCCGCGAGGGTCTCTTCGCCCCCGCCTACGGGTGGGCCTCGGGCTGGGTGCGGGCCTCGGTCAGCGGCCAGCAGGAGGATGGCGCCACGCCGGCGGACCACCCCTTCCGTTCCTCGGGCGTCTTCCTGGGGGGAGGCCAGCAGGTGGGGGCCGATACCCTGGTGACGGCGAGCTACCGCAACGCATTCGCGGGGGTTCCGGTGCCCATCACCTACGCGGACTACGGATCGGGTCCCCGGGCCGGGTCCCAGTACGTCCCCTCCCGGCAGGATTTCAACCGCACCGAGGTGCTCAGCGCCACGGTGCGGTCCTCCCTGACCCCGGCGCTCCTGGGGGAGCTCACGGTGGGACAGGCGCTGCAGGCGCGGCTGGAGCCCAACTACACGGACGGGGCCGCCACGGAGCGGTACACCAGCCAGCGTAACCAGGCCAACGGGGCCCTCACCTGGCGTGCGTCCAGGATCTCCACCCTCCAGGCGGGCTTCGACCTCTACCAGGAGACGGCGCGCTTCGCGGGGACGGTGGACCCGGCCACGGGCCGGCACCTGGCGGTGTTCCTGGAGGACCAGACGGAAATCTCGGATTCCCTGCGCGTGGTGGCCACGGTCCGGGGCGAGCGCGACCGGCTCACCTTCCCCGATGCCCGGGACACCCAGGTGTCCCGGGCCACCTGGAAGCTGGGCATCAACTGGCTCCTGGGGGGCGGGCTGCGGGCCTATGCCTCGGCGGGCACCGCCTTCGCCAATCCCCTGCTCTTCCAGGCCATCTACAACGCCCAGTACCAGGGCCAGGCCCTGGACAACGAGCGCAGCTTCACCGCCCAGGCCGGCCTCACCTACGCGGCGGGGCCCTGGACGGCGGCCCTGGAGCTCTCCCGGACCCTCTACGGGAACCTGGTCTACTTCGACGCCAACGGCGGGCAGTTCATCCCCGCCTCCTGGGGCGGGTACTATTCGGGCATCTACCGCAACGGGTCCGATCTCCGGCTCCAGTCGGCCCAGGTCACGGCGGGGTACCGCACGGGGACCTGGAGCCTCCAGGGCTTCTACCGCAACCAGGAGTTCCGGGACGAGCAGGCCGTCCCCTCCCAGCGCTTCTCGTCGGGGGCCGTGATCCGCAAGCCCTTCCAGACCCTGGGGCTCACCGGCCACCGCACCCTGGGGAGCCTGAGGCTGGAAGGCTCCTGGTCCTGGATCGGGCCCCGCTACGACTACGGGCTGCCCACGGCCTTCAAGGAGCACTTCAACGATCTGGGCCTCAAGGCGATGCTGCCCCTGGGCCGGGCCGTGACCCTGACCCTGCGGGGGGACCACCTCCTGCAGCCCCGCACCACCGTGCCGCAGTGGCTGGCCCGGGAGCGGGACTTCCAGAACGACGCCTCCCAGATCTTCGGCTTCCCGGCGCAGCCTCCGACGGTGACGGTCGAGATGCGCTACCTTTTCTAG
- the lipA gene encoding lipoyl synthase, with amino-acid sequence MPRFSRRSGREVLEGHPRLPDWIVQEKVKLSDLHAMKARMRESALHTVCEEARCPNRNHCFTHGTATFLLMGDTCTRACGFCSIRSGRPLPLDPREPEETAQRVASLGLKFAVLTSVNRDDLPDGGAAHFAGTIRAIRRLNPGTGVEVLTPDFMGDLDAVAEVVAAGPAVFNHNTETVPSLYAEVRPAGRFQRSLDVLAHAKRLGTALFGDEFRTKSGLMLGLGETEAELMEVFGKLVEAGVDILTLGQYLRPTRHQLPVKAYVHPDAFAELGRKAKALGFRTVYAGPLVRSSFNAHEVSAMEGISIA; translated from the coding sequence ATGCCTCGATTCTCAAGACGTTCCGGCCGCGAAGTCCTGGAGGGCCACCCGCGCCTGCCGGACTGGATCGTCCAGGAGAAGGTGAAGCTTTCGGACCTCCACGCCATGAAGGCGCGCATGCGGGAATCCGCCCTGCACACGGTGTGCGAGGAGGCCCGGTGCCCGAACCGCAACCACTGCTTCACCCACGGCACGGCAACCTTCCTGCTCATGGGGGACACCTGCACCCGGGCCTGCGGGTTCTGTTCCATCCGGAGCGGCAGGCCCCTGCCCCTGGATCCCCGGGAACCGGAGGAGACCGCCCAGCGCGTGGCCTCCCTGGGGCTGAAGTTCGCCGTGCTCACCTCCGTGAACCGGGATGATCTCCCCGACGGGGGCGCGGCGCATTTCGCGGGCACCATCCGCGCCATCCGGCGCCTGAACCCGGGCACGGGGGTGGAGGTGCTCACGCCGGATTTCATGGGGGACCTGGATGCCGTGGCGGAGGTGGTGGCCGCGGGACCGGCGGTGTTCAACCACAACACGGAGACCGTGCCCAGCCTCTACGCCGAAGTGCGCCCCGCGGGGCGCTTCCAGCGGTCCCTGGACGTGCTGGCCCACGCCAAGCGCCTGGGCACGGCGCTCTTCGGGGACGAGTTCCGCACCAAGTCGGGGCTGATGCTGGGCCTGGGGGAGACGGAGGCGGAGCTCATGGAGGTCTTCGGGAAGCTGGTGGAGGCGGGGGTCGATATCCTCACGCTCGGGCAGTACCTGCGGCCCACCCGGCACCAGCTGCCGGTGAAGGCGTACGTCCACCCCGACGCCTTCGCGGAACTGGGCCGCAAGGCCAAGGCCCTGGGGTTCCGCACCGTGTACGCGGGCCCGCTGGTGCGTTCCAGCTTCAACGCCCACGAGGTGAGCGCCATGGAAGGGATCTCCATCGCATGA
- a CDS encoding non-canonical purine NTP pyrophosphatase, translating to MKILLASRNAGKLREFKDLLQGADLVPWPEDAPEIPEEGAFFQDNALQKATFAKDWWERKGECPVDGVLADDSGLCVDALWGGPGVLSARFARGLGQDAKNRRLLGMIPPGAQRSARFVCVLAWAPMAGEAVTFGGSVEGQLALEPRGGQGFGYDPIFIPEGYDRTFGELPSTAKQGLSHRARASRAFLEAFG from the coding sequence ATGAAGATCCTCCTCGCCTCCCGGAACGCGGGAAAACTTCGCGAATTCAAGGACCTCCTCCAGGGCGCGGACCTGGTTCCCTGGCCGGAGGATGCCCCGGAAATCCCCGAGGAGGGGGCCTTCTTCCAGGACAACGCCCTGCAGAAGGCCACCTTCGCCAAGGATTGGTGGGAGCGGAAGGGTGAATGTCCGGTCGATGGGGTGCTTGCCGATGATTCCGGTCTGTGCGTGGACGCCCTGTGGGGTGGGCCTGGAGTGCTGAGCGCCCGGTTTGCCCGGGGCCTGGGCCAGGATGCCAAGAACCGAAGGCTCCTGGGAATGATTCCGCCGGGTGCTCAACGGTCGGCCCGGTTTGTGTGTGTGCTTGCCTGGGCGCCCATGGCCGGGGAAGCGGTGACGTTCGGCGGCTCGGTTGAAGGACAGCTGGCCCTGGAACCCCGGGGCGGCCAGGGGTTCGGGTATGATCCGATTTTCATCCCGGAGGGGTACGACCGGACCTTCGGAGAGCTTCCTTCCACGGCCAAGCAGGGACTCAGCCACCGGGCCCGGGCCAGCCGGGCGTTCCTGGAAGCATTTGGCTAG
- a CDS encoding thiazole synthase, which yields MLTIAGRTFQNRLILGTGKYKDFATMKACYEAGSVEMVTLAVRRFDLSAKGDDNILNWIPKGMALLPNTAGCYTREDALRVCRLAREALETDWVKLEVIGDPLSLYPDGEETLRAAEILVKEGFVVLPYINADPILAKKLCEAGCAAVMPLGSAIGSGLGVQNPYVIQILRDVVGGFGLPLIVDAGVGTASDAAVAMELGADAVLMNTAVAEAADPVKMARAMDFAVKAGRLAFEAGRMPRRLYASASSPVGGVVGKG from the coding sequence ATGCTCACCATCGCCGGCCGCACCTTCCAGAACCGCCTCATCCTCGGGACCGGCAAGTACAAGGACTTCGCCACCATGAAGGCGTGCTACGAGGCCGGCTCGGTGGAGATGGTGACCCTGGCGGTGCGGCGCTTCGATCTCTCGGCCAAGGGCGATGACAACATCCTCAACTGGATCCCCAAGGGCATGGCGCTGCTGCCCAACACCGCGGGCTGCTACACCCGGGAGGACGCCCTGCGGGTGTGCCGCCTGGCCCGGGAGGCCCTGGAGACGGACTGGGTGAAGCTGGAGGTCATCGGGGATCCCCTCAGCCTGTACCCCGACGGGGAGGAGACGCTGCGGGCGGCGGAAATCCTCGTGAAGGAGGGGTTCGTGGTGCTCCCCTACATCAACGCGGACCCCATCCTGGCCAAGAAGCTCTGCGAGGCGGGCTGCGCGGCGGTGATGCCCCTGGGATCGGCCATCGGTTCGGGGCTGGGGGTGCAGAACCCCTACGTGATCCAGATCCTCCGGGACGTGGTGGGGGGCTTCGGCCTGCCGCTCATCGTGGACGCGGGGGTGGGCACCGCCAGCGACGCGGCGGTGGCCATGGAGCTGGGGGCGGACGCGGTGCTCATGAACACCGCCGTGGCCGAGGCCGCGGACCCGGTGAAGATGGCCCGGGCCATGGATTTCGCCGTGAAGGCGGGGCGGCTGGCCTTCGAGGCCGGCCGTATGCCCCGCCGGTTGTACGCCAGCGCCTCCAGCCCCGTGGGGGGGGTGGTGGGGAAAGGCTGA
- the rlmN gene encoding 23S rRNA (adenine(2503)-C(2))-methyltransferase RlmN, with amino-acid sequence MTGTAANPWDAPAPEAAGLPSVFGLLPEELEAAPGRAEHVFNRLHRPWTYRPEGLFLNREAREWIAASYDVSLPEIIERHPSEDGATKVVLRLRDGERIEAVHMPRDVRNPRVTLCISSQVGCAMGCTFCATGAMGIRRNLSAGEIVGQVLSLIRTLGPAQPHAITLVFMGMGEPLHNLDNVHRAIRILNHPWGLNISTRRITVSTSGLVPAIERLSRLRPRPWLALSLNATTDEARSRVMPVNRVWGLGRLREALGAWGLAPGEKFLLEYVLLAGENDTVEDADRLADWLGELRHGHNINLIRMNEHAASAFKQPEEDRLQAFLDRLKARGCFVTVRKSRGRDVQGACGQLLK; translated from the coding sequence ATGACCGGGACCGCCGCCAACCCCTGGGACGCCCCGGCCCCGGAGGCCGCGGGGCTCCCCTCCGTCTTCGGGCTGCTGCCCGAGGAGCTGGAGGCCGCCCCGGGCCGCGCGGAGCACGTCTTCAACCGCCTGCACCGGCCCTGGACCTACCGGCCCGAAGGGCTCTTCCTCAACCGGGAGGCGCGGGAATGGATCGCGGCCTCGTACGACGTGTCGCTGCCGGAGATCATCGAGCGCCACCCCAGCGAGGACGGCGCCACCAAGGTGGTGCTGCGCCTGCGGGACGGGGAGCGCATCGAGGCCGTGCACATGCCCCGGGACGTGCGCAATCCCCGGGTGACCCTCTGCATCAGCAGCCAGGTGGGATGCGCCATGGGGTGCACCTTCTGCGCCACGGGCGCCATGGGGATCCGGCGCAACCTTTCGGCGGGGGAGATCGTGGGCCAGGTGCTGAGCCTCATCCGGACCCTGGGGCCCGCCCAGCCCCACGCCATCACCCTGGTGTTCATGGGCATGGGGGAGCCGCTGCACAACCTGGACAACGTCCACCGGGCCATCCGCATCCTGAACCACCCCTGGGGGCTGAACATCTCCACCCGGCGCATCACGGTGTCCACCTCCGGCCTGGTGCCCGCCATCGAGCGGCTTTCCCGCCTGCGGCCGCGGCCCTGGCTGGCCTTGAGCCTCAACGCCACCACGGACGAGGCCCGGAGCCGGGTCATGCCCGTGAACCGCGTGTGGGGCCTGGGGCGCCTGCGGGAGGCCCTGGGGGCCTGGGGACTGGCCCCCGGGGAGAAATTCCTCCTGGAATACGTGCTGCTGGCCGGGGAGAACGACACGGTGGAGGATGCCGACCGCCTTGCGGATTGGCTGGGCGAACTGCGCCATGGACACAACATCAACCTCATCCGCATGAACGAGCACGCGGCGTCCGCCTTCAAGCAGCCGGAGGAGGACCGGCTCCAGGCCTTCCTGGACCGGCTCAAGGCCCGGGGCTGCTTCGTGACGGTGCGCAAGAGCCGGGGCCGGGATGTGCAAGGGGCCTGCGGCCAGCTGCTTAAATAA
- a CDS encoding FecCD family ABC transporter permease: MRRRAGVILSLILLLAVLASLGLGDSNLGPTALLRALVGRGDELDRTILWDLRLPRTLVGLAVGAGLAASGVTMQAFFRNPLASPGLLGVSAGGALGAVAVLALGWHASFLTVPLAAIAGAFLATGAVLVLARRGAGPEHLLLSGVALNAFFGAGTSFLLALSAGKFEVSGQILFWLMGGIENRTWEHVAIGLPGVLVCCALLLPLGRPMNLLSLGEPSAQSLGVDVRRLRWQLIALSTVLTALATAVGGVVGFVGLLVPHLLRLAFGPDHRRLLPLSMVGGAALVLLCDLPTRFVPGGLRLGAMTALVGGPFLLWMLRRNPC, from the coding sequence GTGAGGCGCCGGGCCGGCGTCATCCTCTCCCTGATCCTCCTCCTGGCGGTGCTGGCCTCCCTGGGGCTGGGGGACTCCAATCTGGGGCCCACGGCCCTGCTGCGCGCCCTGGTGGGGCGGGGGGACGAACTGGACCGGACCATCCTCTGGGACCTGCGGCTCCCCCGCACCCTGGTGGGCCTCGCGGTGGGCGCGGGCCTGGCGGCCTCGGGCGTGACCATGCAGGCCTTCTTCCGCAACCCCCTGGCCTCCCCGGGCCTGCTGGGGGTGAGCGCGGGCGGCGCCCTGGGGGCGGTGGCGGTGCTGGCCCTGGGATGGCACGCCAGCTTCCTCACGGTGCCCCTGGCGGCCATCGCCGGGGCCTTCCTGGCCACGGGCGCCGTGCTGGTGCTGGCGCGGCGGGGGGCCGGACCCGAGCACCTGCTGCTCTCCGGGGTGGCCCTCAACGCCTTCTTCGGGGCGGGGACCAGCTTCCTGCTGGCGCTTTCGGCGGGGAAATTCGAGGTGAGCGGGCAGATCCTCTTCTGGCTCATGGGCGGCATCGAGAACCGCACCTGGGAGCACGTGGCCATCGGGTTGCCCGGGGTGCTGGTGTGCTGCGCGCTGCTGCTGCCCCTGGGGCGGCCCATGAACCTGCTGAGCCTGGGCGAGCCTTCGGCCCAGAGCCTGGGGGTGGACGTGCGGCGCCTGCGCTGGCAGCTCATCGCGCTTTCCACCGTGCTCACGGCCCTGGCCACGGCGGTGGGGGGCGTGGTGGGCTTCGTGGGCCTGCTGGTGCCCCATCTCCTGCGCCTGGCCTTCGGGCCCGACCACCGGCGGCTCCTGCCCCTTTCCATGGTGGGCGGGGCCGCCCTGGTGCTCCTTTGCGATCTGCCCACGCGCTTCGTGCCGGGGGGGCTGCGCCTGGGGGCCATGACGGCCCTGGTGGGCGGGCCCTTCCTTCTCTGGATGCTCCGGAGGAACCCGTGCTGA